A single region of the Bacteroidales bacterium genome encodes:
- a CDS encoding shikimate kinase, whose product MTERKNSKLKIENYKLFLIGFMGCGKTTFGKKLANKLKLEFIDLDDIIESTYGKSIAMIFESEGEGAFRKKESHVLNKIILKKKFVVATGGGTPCFYDNMEIMKKAGKVIYLKMSPKSLAARLYKGKDKRPLIKDCNDKDLVDFISEKLRTRERHYEQADIIVKGESIKTDEVIKMIKK is encoded by the coding sequence ATGACTGAAAGAAAGAACTCTAAACTGAAAATTGAAAACTATAAACTATTCTTGATAGGCTTTATGGGTTGCGGAAAAACAACCTTTGGCAAAAAACTTGCAAATAAGCTAAAACTCGAATTTATCGATTTAGATGATATTATCGAAAGCACTTACGGGAAATCAATTGCAATGATATTTGAAAGCGAAGGTGAAGGTGCATTCAGAAAAAAAGAAAGTCATGTACTTAATAAAATTATTCTTAAAAAAAAATTTGTTGTTGCCACAGGCGGCGGCACTCCTTGTTTCTACGACAATATGGAAATAATGAAAAAAGCAGGCAAGGTTATTTATCTTAAAATGTCGCCGAAAAGCTTAGCTGCTCGGCTGTACAAAGGGAAGGATAAACGTCCGCTAATAAAAGATTGTAACGATAAAGATTTAGTTGACTTTATTTCCGAAAAATTAAGAACACGAGAAAGGCATTATGAACAGGCAGATATAATCGTAAAGGGAGAAAGTATAAAAACCGATGAAGTGATTAAGATGATAAAAAAGTAA
- a CDS encoding sodium:solute symporter, producing MSPFFIFSIFLIYSALLFFITWLTARKANNDTYFIGNKQSPWYVVAYGMIGASLSGVTFMSVPGSVGGTQFSYMLVVFGYLFGYFTIATVLMPMYYKLNLTSIYTYLNQRFGFWSYKTGAFFFLLSRTIGASFRMYLVINVLQVFVFDQWGIPFGLAVAVFILLIILYTFEGGIKTIVWTDTLQTTFMLLGVILSIIFITRELNFSFSEIFDSVRHSKYSQIVFTDWHDSRYFLKKFFGGMFIAIVMTGLDQEMMQKNLSCRNLKEAQKNMFTFSFVLLFVNAMFLFLGAVLYIYANTKGIAMPAKSDDLFPVIAFKYLSPAAGLIFMLGLISAAYPSADGALTSLTTSFCVDFLGLKEKENLSEQQKKKIRYIVHFSFAALLLVVIMIFRVVNNDAVVNSIFKVAGYTYGPLLGLFAFGLFTKFKIYDNRVWLVAILSPAACYFISLYSKEILFGYVFDFELLIMNGFLTFVGLMAIRKKE from the coding sequence ATGAGCCCTTTTTTTATTTTTTCTATATTCCTTATTTACTCTGCCCTTTTATTTTTCATAACATGGCTCACTGCCCGCAAGGCGAATAACGACACTTATTTTATCGGCAATAAGCAATCGCCTTGGTATGTTGTGGCGTATGGTATGATTGGCGCTTCACTTTCCGGCGTTACTTTCATGTCGGTGCCCGGCTCTGTCGGAGGAACACAGTTTTCATACATGCTCGTTGTGTTCGGTTATTTATTCGGATATTTCACCATAGCAACAGTATTGATGCCAATGTACTACAAATTAAATCTCACATCAATATATACATATCTCAATCAGCGTTTCGGATTCTGGTCGTATAAAACCGGTGCATTTTTCTTTTTGCTGTCACGCACAATTGGTGCATCTTTTAGAATGTATCTTGTTATAAACGTACTTCAGGTTTTTGTGTTCGACCAATGGGGAATTCCCTTCGGACTTGCAGTTGCGGTTTTCATTCTGCTTATAATTTTATACACATTCGAGGGCGGGATAAAAACTATCGTCTGGACAGATACGCTTCAAACAACATTCATGCTTCTCGGTGTTATACTATCAATCATTTTTATTACAAGAGAACTGAATTTTAGCTTTTCCGAAATCTTTGATTCGGTAAGGCACAGCAAATATTCTCAAATTGTTTTCACCGATTGGCACGACAGCCGGTATTTTCTGAAAAAGTTTTTTGGCGGAATGTTTATTGCCATTGTTATGACAGGGCTCGACCAGGAGATGATGCAGAAAAATTTAAGTTGCCGTAATCTTAAAGAAGCTCAAAAAAATATGTTCACTTTCAGCTTTGTACTTTTATTTGTTAATGCAATGTTTCTCTTTCTTGGTGCGGTTTTATACATCTACGCAAACACAAAAGGAATTGCAATGCCTGCAAAGTCCGATGACTTATTCCCTGTTATTGCTTTCAAGTATTTAAGTCCCGCAGCAGGTTTGATATTTATGCTTGGCTTGATTTCCGCAGCATATCCAAGTGCCGATGGCGCATTAACATCTCTTACAACTTCTTTTTGCGTTGACTTTCTCGGATTAAAGGAAAAAGAAAATCTTTCGGAACAGCAAAAAAAGAAAATCAGATACATTGTGCATTTCAGCTTTGCGGCATTACTGCTAGTTGTAATAATGATTTTCAGAGTGGTAAATAATGATGCCGTGGTTAACTCCATTTTCAAGGTCGCCGGCTATACTTACGGACCTTTGCTTGGCTTATTTGCATTCGGACTTTTTACAAAATTTAAAATTTACGATAATCGCGTCTGGCTTGTTGCTATTCTCTCACCTGCGGCTTGTTATTTCATAAGTTTATATTCAAAAGAAATATTATTCGGTTATGTTTTCGATTTTGAACTTCTGATAATGAACGGGTTTCTTACTTTCGTAGGATTGATGGCTATAAGAAAAAAAGAATGA
- the rpsF gene encoding 30S ribosomal protein S6, with protein sequence MNQYETVFIMTPVLSDDQMKEAVSKFRNFLTEKKAEVVHEANWGLRKFAYPVQKKSTGFYHLIEFKAPGELISELEVTYKRDERILKFLTVKLDKYAVKYNEKKRTEKNKKRDEKTDSDK encoded by the coding sequence ATGAATCAATACGAAACCGTTTTCATTATGACTCCCGTTTTATCTGATGACCAGATGAAGGAAGCGGTAAGCAAGTTTAGAAATTTTCTTACCGAAAAAAAGGCGGAGGTTGTGCACGAAGCAAACTGGGGATTACGCAAATTTGCTTATCCTGTTCAGAAAAAATCAACCGGATTTTATCATCTTATCGAATTTAAGGCACCGGGTGAACTTATTTCAGAACTCGAAGTAACCTATAAACGAGATGAAAGAATTTTAAAATTTCTTACAGTTAAGCTCGACAAATACGCTGTGAAGTACAACGAAAAGAAGCGTACCGAAAAAAATAAAAAACGTGATGAAAAAACAGATTCGGATAAGTAA
- the rpsR gene encoding 30S ribosomal protein S18 gives MAINHQPEIRYLAPLAVDVKKKKYCRFKKNKIRYIDYKDADFLLRFINEQGKILPKRLTGTSLKYQRKVAQAVKRARHLALLPYVADLLK, from the coding sequence ATGGCAATAAATCATCAACCCGAAATAAGATATCTTGCACCGCTTGCAGTCGATGTTAAAAAGAAAAAATACTGTCGCTTCAAGAAAAATAAAATCAGATATATTGATTACAAAGACGCCGATTTCTTATTGAGATTTATTAATGAACAAGGTAAAATATTACCAAAAAGATTAACAGGAACATCTTTAAAGTATCAGAGAAAAGTCGCACAGGCAGTAAAACGCGCACGACATCTGGCTTTATTACCTTACGTTGCTGACTTATTAAAATAA
- the rplI gene encoding 50S ribosomal protein L9: protein MQVILKQDVNKLGFKDEIVNVKSGYARNFLIPKGLAMLAGETNKKVLTETLKQRAFKEAKIKKEAETLAENLKNITVKVGTKASTTGKIFGSVTSMQLAEAIKKQFNFDVDRKRINIKEEHVKELGTYSANVRLHKDVSINISFEVVAE from the coding sequence ATGCAAGTAATTTTAAAACAAGATGTAAACAAACTCGGATTCAAAGATGAAATTGTAAACGTTAAAAGCGGATATGCCCGAAATTTTTTGATTCCAAAAGGATTGGCAATGTTAGCCGGCGAAACGAATAAAAAAGTTCTCACCGAAACTCTTAAACAGCGTGCTTTTAAAGAAGCAAAAATCAAAAAAGAAGCTGAAACATTAGCAGAAAATCTAAAAAATATTACTGTAAAAGTTGGAACAAAAGCCAGCACAACAGGAAAAATTTTCGGTTCGGTAACATCAATGCAACTTGCTGAAGCAATTAAAAAGCAATTTAATTTTGATGTTGACAGAAAAAGAATAAATATAAAAGAAGAACATGTTAAAGAACTCGGTACATATTCAGCAAATGTGCGACTACACAAAGATGTGAGTATTAACATAAGCTTTGAAGTTGTGGCTGAATAA
- a CDS encoding YebC/PmpR family DNA-binding transcriptional regulator codes for MSGHNKWSTIKRKKGALDAKRSKIFSKIIKDITVAVREGGPDINGNAKLRLSVSNAKGANMPKDTVQRAINKASDKDGTALIETTYEGYAPNGVALFIECTTDNIQRTVSNIRSYFNKRGGNLGTNGSLAFIFDRKGIFTVPKGNLVEDDFIMEIIDAGAEDVVLEDDVFTITTSFEDFGSMQKKLEVMKIDVENAELQRIPKTTVKLDNENAQKILRLVEVFEEDEDVQNVYHNLEMTDELMKELEK; via the coding sequence ATGTCAGGTCACAATAAATGGTCAACAATTAAAAGAAAAAAGGGTGCATTAGACGCAAAGAGGTCGAAAATCTTTTCAAAAATTATAAAAGATATTACTGTTGCTGTCAGAGAAGGAGGTCCGGATATTAATGGAAATGCAAAATTGCGTTTATCTGTTTCAAATGCAAAAGGTGCAAATATGCCGAAAGATACTGTGCAAAGAGCAATTAATAAAGCTTCGGATAAGGACGGCACCGCTCTGATTGAAACAACTTATGAAGGATATGCTCCCAACGGAGTAGCACTTTTCATAGAATGTACTACCGATAACATTCAGCGAACAGTTTCGAATATCCGTTCATATTTTAATAAACGTGGCGGAAACCTCGGAACAAACGGCTCACTGGCTTTCATTTTCGACAGAAAAGGAATATTTACAGTGCCAAAAGGAAATCTTGTGGAAGATGATTTTATCATGGAAATAATTGATGCAGGCGCAGAAGATGTTGTTTTGGAAGACGATGTTTTTACAATTACAACTTCATTTGAGGATTTCGGCTCTATGCAAAAAAAACTCGAAGTAATGAAAATAGATGTAGAAAATGCCGAACTTCAACGAATTCCGAAAACTACTGTTAAGCTTGATAATGAAAATGCACAAAAAATTTTACGACTCGTTGAAGTTTTCGAAGAAGATGAAGATGTTCAAAACGTTTATCATAATCTCGAAATGACTGATGAACTTATGAAAGAACTTGAAAAGTAA
- a CDS encoding LemA family protein, with protein MKNKNLIIWGIVVLFFIILLWSGCGSYNGMVTREEGVKSQWSNVENVYQRRLDLIPNLVSTVKGYATHENKTLTEVIEARAKATSVNIDPSKLDATSIQKFQQVQDGLSSALSKLMVVVERYPDLKANQNFLELQSQLEGTENRIAVERRKFNEMAQEYNVYIRRFPKNIVASICGFEKKSYFQSQAGAEKAPKVEF; from the coding sequence ATGAAAAACAAAAATTTGATAATTTGGGGAATAGTAGTATTATTCTTCATTATTTTGCTTTGGTCGGGCTGTGGCTCTTACAATGGAATGGTAACACGCGAAGAAGGAGTTAAATCTCAATGGTCGAATGTTGAAAATGTTTATCAGCGACGACTTGATTTGATTCCTAATCTTGTTAGTACAGTTAAAGGTTATGCTACTCACGAAAATAAAACATTAACCGAAGTTATTGAAGCACGTGCAAAAGCAACATCTGTGAACATTGACCCGAGTAAACTTGATGCCACAAGCATTCAGAAATTTCAACAGGTACAGGATGGATTGAGCTCAGCACTTAGCAAATTAATGGTGGTGGTTGAACGCTATCCCGATTTAAAAGCTAATCAGAATTTTCTTGAATTACAATCACAGCTTGAAGGAACTGAAAACAGAATTGCTGTTGAACGCAGAAAGTTTAATGAAATGGCTCAGGAATATAATGTTTACATCAGAAGATTTCCTAAAAACATAGTTGCTTCAATATGTGGATTTGAAAAGAAATCATATTTTCAATCGCAGGCAGGAGCAGAAAAAGCACCAAAAGTAGAGTTTTAA
- a CDS encoding TPM domain-containing protein: MHPSAKFFTDAQKALIKEAIEKAEQKTSGEIRVHIDSHCKGDVLDQAAYIFAKLKMHKTKLRNGVLFYLAISHKKFAILGDAGINAVVPKNFWNDIKNKVISDFKEGDFTEGLVAGIEMAGQKLKDFFPYKKAEDINELANEISFGKQLKN; encoded by the coding sequence ATGCATCCTTCAGCCAAATTTTTTACAGATGCTCAAAAAGCATTAATAAAAGAAGCAATTGAAAAAGCCGAGCAAAAAACTTCGGGCGAAATTCGTGTGCACATTGATTCGCATTGCAAAGGCGATGTTTTAGACCAAGCTGCATATATTTTTGCAAAACTTAAAATGCACAAAACAAAATTGCGTAATGGCGTTTTATTTTATCTTGCAATTTCACATAAAAAATTCGCAATACTTGGTGATGCGGGAATTAACGCGGTTGTACCGAAAAATTTCTGGAACGATATAAAAAATAAAGTGATTTCGGATTTCAAAGAAGGTGATTTTACAGAAGGATTGGTTGCAGGAATTGAAATGGCAGGACAAAAGCTGAAAGATTTTTTTCCATATAAAAAAGCTGAAGATATAAATGAACTTGCAAATGAAATATCTTTTGGAAAACAATTAAAAAATTAA
- a CDS encoding TPM domain-containing protein has product MKYYCIAFRQFIKNVFSIGFLALGFILFSFNSYSQDDIPDAPKQQRLVNDFANFLNPDEQNSLERKLVAFDDSTSTQIAIVIVKDLNGYEIADYTNRLTEKWKKEGKGIGQKEKDNGILILIKPKNNNERGEVNISTGYGLEGIIPDAICKRIVENEIIPNFKENKYYEGLDAATNVLMSLAKKEFSASDYSKKHEIIVSQNKSWVPFIIIALAFLFFGIFRIAGAHSYARTNNLTFWVAFWLLMSSSSRGGSYNNFSSGGGFFGGGGGFGGSGGFGGFGGGSFGGGGASGSW; this is encoded by the coding sequence ATGAAATATTATTGCATCGCATTTAGGCAATTTATAAAAAATGTTTTTAGCATTGGGTTTTTAGCATTGGGATTTATTTTATTTTCATTTAATTCGTATTCTCAGGATGATATTCCCGATGCACCAAAACAACAAAGATTAGTAAACGACTTTGCAAATTTTTTAAATCCTGATGAACAAAATTCACTTGAGAGAAAATTAGTTGCATTTGATGATTCAACATCAACACAAATTGCAATTGTTATTGTTAAAGATTTGAACGGCTACGAAATTGCCGATTATACTAATCGTTTAACAGAAAAATGGAAAAAAGAAGGCAAGGGAATAGGACAAAAAGAAAAAGATAATGGGATATTAATTTTAATAAAGCCAAAAAATAATAATGAAAGAGGAGAAGTAAATATTTCAACAGGTTATGGACTCGAAGGAATAATACCTGACGCAATATGTAAAAGAATTGTTGAAAACGAAATAATTCCGAATTTTAAAGAAAATAAATATTACGAAGGACTTGATGCCGCAACAAATGTGCTGATGAGCTTAGCAAAGAAAGAATTTTCGGCAAGTGATTATTCAAAAAAACACGAAATAATAGTTTCTCAAAATAAAAGTTGGGTTCCTTTTATTATAATTGCTCTTGCCTTTTTATTTTTCGGAATATTCAGAATAGCCGGTGCACACTCGTATGCCAGAACAAACAATCTTACATTTTGGGTTGCATTTTGGTTGCTAATGAGCAGCAGCAGCAGAGGTGGCTCTTATAATAATTTTAGTTCAGGTGGTGGTTTCTTTGGCGGAGGCGGCGGATTTGGTGGGAGCGGCGGATTCGGTGGATTCGGCGGCGGAAGTTTCGGCGGCGGCGGAGCCAGCGGAAGTTGGTAA